GGCCGATTGCACGACGCCGCCGAACAATTCGATCGTCGTCATGTCCCGAAGCGTCACCTTGGGCACCATCATTGTGGCGGGCCGAACCAGCTGATTGCACGCGCGGATCGCGAACATGGCCGTGTGTCCTTTGCTCTGCGCCATCATGTTCGCGAACGCGTGACCGACGGGCCCGTCGACGCGGCCGATCAGAATCTCAGGCATCGCATCGGTCACCTGGCCGGGCGCGGCGAATACGGTTGCTTCGCCGGCACGGAACGTTAAATCGATACTCATCGTGAACCTCCTTTGGTTGGGCGCAATCCGGGAGGGTCGATGGATGCAAGGGCGATGCCATTTCGTGCCGGCGCGCGTCGATCGGATGCGATCGCGAGGGCGACTACGCACTATGTGCCGGGTTCGGGACAGACTGGTTAGGTGGGTGTTTTGAGTCAACCTGGAATTGACATAACATAAATTATCAACATTTATGCTTGTAGCGGCCAGATGGTAATGTCCGTATATGGACTCCTCCTCGTTTGCAAACACCCCGCGTGTCAGACCCCGCGTCGATCGCTCACGTATATCCGGTCTCATGAAGCTGCGCCTCAATGAGGCAGCGGACCCTGATGGGCTATTCGCGCGCCGATTCCCAATCGCTTTTACGGACTCGAAGCCTTGGACATTAGCGGGTTCGATCAGCGCCGGTTCGACCTGTTGGCCATCGTGCGGCTTGTTTTGCAATCGTAGAGAAGGTATCGCTAGTCTGGAACGGCTTTACTGCGCAGCCAGCTTTGGCTGGTAATCCGTTTACCGTGTGATCATCGCCCACGCGATCCTCGTGGTTTTTAATTTACGGAGTGTCTGACACTGCATTAGCTGCTTTATCAGATACATTTGATCGACGCTAAGGTAACAGCGGGGCGCTTCAGTGCAGACGCAACTATCCGGCGATTTACCAT
This Paraburkholderia phymatum STM815 DNA region includes the following protein-coding sequences:
- the fae gene encoding formaldehyde-activating enzyme — its product is MSIDLTFRAGEATVFAAPGQVTDAMPEILIGRVDGPVGHAFANMMAQSKGHTAMFAIRACNQLVRPATMMVPKVTLRDMTTIELFGGVVQSATADAIVDCLIEGILPKDQANEICIVSLVWIDPRCATETNLDKKDMYRTNYEATKLAIQRAMNNAPSVETLIANRHTIKHDMDDWS